ATTTTAAAGATCTTAGACCGTGGTTTTTTTATTTTTTTACCCATACATTTATATAGTTTCCGTGGTTATCATGCTTAAGCTCAGACTTCAACGGACTTTTTTAAGATAATCCCCCAACAATTTTTAGGTTTATTTACCAGTCAAGACGTTATATAGCCCCAAAATGGATTTATTTAAATAGGGAGTTTTGGCGATGTCAAAAAAAATAGTTTTATTATTATTATTGGTAAGTGCATTTGGGGTTGCTTGTAAGCGAATCGTAACCAAACATAAAGTTTATGAGTTTGGTGCAAAATCAACCCCTACGCCCAAACCCACACCGCCCGTATCTCCTCAACCCGTTATCATCGTTCCACCCAAAACCCCAGAAACCATGCCTCAATTGTTAGAATCAAAACCCATGCTCGTAGAGTCTAAACCCCAAGTAGAAACCAAGCCCATGACTCCAGAGTCTAAACCTAATCCACCTGCCACGCATTCACCCTCGGCGTGGTGATATGGTGAGTCGATGCCAAAAATTATTTAAGCAAAGTCTTGCCGAATCCGGCAGAGGCTCTCTCAACCCCGAGCAAAGGGGTTCCGAGTAGCCTCTTCCCGCTTCGGCAAGACTTTGATTAAATAATTTTTGGCATCGACTGGTTAGTAAGATCAGTGTGCCATGAGTTTGGTAACGTGGATGGCTTGTGGCCCGCGAGTGCCTTCGGTAACTTCAAATTCGACGGTTTCGCCTTCGGATAAAGTCTTGTAGGCATTTTCTTCGATCTCGGAATAATGAACAAAAACATCTTGGCCGCTTTCGAGGGCAGTAATAAAACCATAACCCTTCATATCGTTGAACCACTTGATTTTGCCGGCCAGCTTAGGTTTGTCGTTCATACTCCCTCCTGAATTGAATGAATGGTAAGAATCGGTGGTGCCTATAGCAGGAACCTTTTTATTTGTCGATGATAATGAAAATTTCGTTGGCTTTAATCATGCCTAAATTTTCACGGGCTAAACGTTCTAAGTAGTTTTGATCTTGCAATCGAGTTATTTCTTGCAAAATAGAGCCTTGTTCATTTTTGAGGGATTGATTTTCGAATTCAAGCTTCGCCAACACTTTTTGCAGTTCAAAATAATGAGCCAAGCCATCTTTGCTTAGAAAATAGCCTAAGCCTCCCAAAAAGATAACCGCGCCCAGTGTGGCTAGGGTAATCTTAACCCGAAGTGTAAGTCTGCGACGTTTTCCCTTCATGGCGCTTCAGACAAAAGTTTAGATGACGTTGATATATTGTTTAACCCGCACCTTGCCTGCTTGATCGTATTCTAAAAAGCCAGCGTGATGCAGGGAATCATGGTACCAAAAAACCAACCAATTTTCATGGATTATTTTTTGTAAAAGCTCTTTTTTTGTTTCAATAACGCTCACGGGGTAAAGATCGTAACCCATGGTGTAGGGGATGCGGATATGAAAAGAGGTAGGAACCAGGTCACCAAAGAAGATGGCGCTTTGATTTTGGCTAGAAATGATGACCGATTGATGATGGGCCGTGTGCCCGGGGGTAGCATAAACACAGATGCCGGGAAAAACTTCTTTAGAGCCATCGACCCATTCTAATTTGTGACTTTCATAAAGGGGGCGATAGTCTTCAGGGTGATAACTGGCTTGGTCAGCCAAGGTGAGGCCGGCTTGCTCAAATTCACCTTTTTGGCAAAGGTAACGAGCCTTAGGAAAAGTAGCTTTAAAAGAGTGCCCGTCTTGCCAGGTGTTCCCACCGGCATGGTCAAAATGAAGGTGCGTGTTGATGACGAGGTTAATTTCCTCAGGGGTAATGCCACGTTTTTTTAAGGCATCAACAATGGTGTAGTTAGGGTTGATGCCATAAAGACTAGCGAGTTTGGCATCCCATTTATTGCCATTGCCCGTGTCGACTAAAATTTTTTGACCATCTTTGGTTTCAATGAGTAGGCAGTTGGTGGCTAGGCGAATGCGATTGGCACGATCGGATTTAAAGTTTTTCTTCCAAAGCTCCTTGGGGACGCGGCCATGCATGGCGCCGCCGTCTAGCTTAAAAAAGCCAGCGTTGATGATGCGAAGATTAAAGTCGCCGAGCTTCATATTCAAAACAGTTCGTTTTGTTGGCCGGTGGTTTTGTTCAATCCTAAATGGCGATAAGCCAACTCAGTAGCTATTCTACCGCGGGGTGTTCTTTGAATAAAGCCACTTTGAATGAGGAAGGGTTCGTAGACATCTTCGA
This portion of the Deltaproteobacteria bacterium genome encodes:
- a CDS encoding septum formation initiator family protein, which encodes MKGKRRRLTLRVKITLATLGAVIFLGGLGYFLSKDGLAHYFELQKVLAKLEFENQSLKNEQGSILQEITRLQDQNYLERLARENLGMIKANEIFIIIDK
- a CDS encoding MBL fold metallo-hydrolase, which codes for MNMKLGDFNLRIINAGFFKLDGGAMHGRVPKELWKKNFKSDRANRIRLATNCLLIETKDGQKILVDTGNGNKWDAKLASLYGINPNYTIVDALKKRGITPEEINLVINTHLHFDHAGGNTWQDGHSFKATFPKARYLCQKGEFEQAGLTLADQASYHPEDYRPLYESHKLEWVDGSKEVFPGICVYATPGHTAHHQSVIISSQNQSAIFFGDLVPTSFHIRIPYTMGYDLYPVSVIETKKELLQKIIHENWLVFWYHDSLHHAGFLEYDQAGKVRVKQYINVI
- a CDS encoding cold shock domain-containing protein; translation: MNDKPKLAGKIKWFNDMKGYGFITALESGQDVFVHYSEIEENAYKTLSEGETVEFEVTEGTRGPQAIHVTKLMAH